One genomic segment of Natrialbaceae archaeon AArc-T1-2 includes these proteins:
- a CDS encoding CDGSH iron-sulfur domain-containing protein, giving the protein MSRLVEHDAQGPRKLTEDDIDPEKGDVAICQCGLADSYPFCDGSHRRTEDEDADAVYDYDVDDADRRPVAEIVHADEE; this is encoded by the coding sequence ATGAGTCGACTGGTCGAACACGACGCCCAGGGACCGCGAAAACTGACCGAAGACGACATCGATCCGGAGAAAGGCGACGTCGCGATCTGTCAGTGCGGGCTCGCCGACTCCTATCCGTTCTGTGACGGCAGCCACCGACGGACCGAAGACGAAGACGCCGACGCCGTCTACGACTACGACGTCGACGACGCCGACCGTCGCCCCGTCGCGGAGATCGTCCACGCCGACGAGGAGTGA
- a CDS encoding DUF7091 family protein, producing MADKRRLGRFLRSKLEEAGEQYEELRRSTDEQLEEAREAYQVAKRARQLPTDEEGRAKIVCRRHAERRAAQLDEQYRPACYEADHPDCEGCVEDVHEGRIETW from the coding sequence ATGGCCGACAAACGGCGACTCGGGCGATTCCTCCGGTCGAAACTCGAGGAGGCGGGCGAACAGTACGAGGAGCTGCGCCGCTCGACCGACGAACAACTCGAGGAGGCCAGAGAGGCCTACCAGGTGGCAAAACGCGCACGGCAGTTGCCGACCGACGAGGAGGGACGAGCGAAGATCGTCTGTCGCCGCCACGCCGAACGGCGTGCGGCCCAGCTGGACGAGCAGTACCGGCCGGCGTGTTACGAGGCGGACCATCCGGACTGCGAGGGCTGCGTCGAGGACGTTCACGAGGGCCGGATCGAGACGTGGTGA
- the leuS gene encoding leucine--tRNA ligase gives MTRHYDHEEVQEFWQYVWDRDDVYALPEDAEDPTYVLGMFPYTSGDVHMGHVRNYAITDAYARYRRMRGDDVLHPMGWDAFGLPAENAALERYTDPESWTQVCISRMREQLEELGFGYDWSREITTCEPDYYRWNQWLFTRFYENDLVEYEAAMVNWCPDCETVLADAQVETDGDSRRCWRCETSVQRRELDQWFFTITDYAEELYAGLDDLESWPDGVCEIQRNWIGRQEGAEVTFSTPAGDVEVFTTRPETVYGATFLALSPSHDLVEELADGEDDLAVAVDDLREGQPGEAGYDGVDTGVRATHPLTDEKLPVYVAPYVLEDVGTGAVMGVPAHNERDHAFAREQGLPIEAVIEPDDGEMSCPEEPYTGEGTLRESDDYDGLESAVAADRLCEEVDAIEPATTYRLRDWLISRQRYWGTPIPIVHCEACGHVPVPDDQLPVELPEFVHTTGNPLAAQESFVETTCPDCGGPAERETDTMDTFVDSSWYFLRYLSPDLAEAPFDAEVAEETLPVDVYVGGEEHATLHLLYVRFFTKALADLGLLEVREPIERLVSQGTVLYDGEKMSASKGNVVAPQEYGAETTRLFVLSAAHPEQDFEWTANDVRGVYDLQQTLYGMVAEFVEGPLGRDERTRRDEHLEREIDRTIAAVETEYDRFRFHRAITEIQELARLLRRYREYGRPHDDVYRRGLLTVAAVLSPAAPHLAEELWNRLGGDGLVVQADWPEPTGDVSTYRLERRLVERTREDVRDIVGVADIDDPERIELVVAPAWQHRVHELVREADADAAAVVERVRGDDAIDREAEAAAYAADLAERATVDPVLSCERELSVLERAGWLLEDEFDATVTVRKATEDDALSAKASPGKPAIHIGNETGHDM, from the coding sequence ATGACGAGACACTACGATCACGAGGAAGTCCAGGAGTTCTGGCAGTACGTCTGGGATCGAGACGACGTCTACGCCCTCCCCGAGGACGCCGAGGACCCGACGTACGTGCTCGGAATGTTTCCGTACACGTCCGGCGACGTCCACATGGGCCACGTCAGAAACTACGCGATCACGGACGCCTACGCCCGCTACCGGCGAATGCGCGGTGACGACGTACTCCACCCGATGGGGTGGGACGCGTTCGGACTGCCCGCAGAAAACGCCGCCCTCGAGCGGTACACGGATCCCGAGTCGTGGACTCAAGTGTGTATCTCCCGGATGCGCGAACAGCTCGAGGAACTCGGTTTCGGCTACGACTGGTCCCGCGAGATCACCACCTGCGAACCCGACTACTACCGCTGGAACCAGTGGCTGTTCACCCGCTTCTACGAGAACGACCTCGTCGAGTACGAGGCGGCGATGGTCAACTGGTGTCCCGACTGTGAGACGGTACTCGCCGACGCCCAGGTCGAGACCGACGGCGACAGCCGTCGCTGCTGGCGGTGTGAGACGTCCGTCCAGCGACGCGAACTCGACCAGTGGTTCTTCACGATCACCGACTACGCCGAGGAGCTGTACGCGGGGTTAGACGACCTCGAGAGCTGGCCCGACGGCGTCTGTGAGATCCAGCGTAACTGGATCGGGCGCCAGGAGGGCGCCGAGGTCACCTTTTCGACCCCTGCAGGCGACGTCGAGGTGTTCACCACGCGCCCGGAGACGGTCTACGGCGCGACCTTCCTCGCGCTCTCGCCCAGTCACGACCTCGTCGAGGAACTCGCTGACGGCGAGGACGACCTCGCGGTAGCCGTCGACGACCTCCGGGAGGGCCAACCCGGCGAGGCCGGCTACGACGGCGTCGACACCGGCGTCCGGGCGACCCATCCCCTGACCGACGAGAAGCTGCCGGTCTACGTCGCCCCCTACGTCTTAGAGGACGTCGGCACCGGCGCGGTGATGGGCGTTCCGGCACACAACGAACGCGACCACGCCTTCGCACGAGAGCAGGGCCTTCCGATCGAGGCGGTGATCGAACCCGACGACGGCGAGATGTCCTGCCCCGAGGAGCCCTACACCGGCGAGGGCACGCTCCGGGAAAGCGACGACTACGACGGCCTCGAGAGCGCCGTCGCCGCTGACCGCCTGTGCGAGGAGGTCGACGCGATCGAACCTGCGACGACGTATCGCTTGCGGGACTGGCTCATCTCCCGGCAACGATACTGGGGGACGCCGATCCCGATCGTCCACTGCGAGGCGTGTGGTCACGTCCCTGTTCCCGACGACCAGTTGCCGGTCGAACTCCCCGAGTTCGTCCACACGACGGGCAACCCGCTCGCAGCACAGGAGTCGTTCGTCGAGACGACCTGTCCCGACTGTGGCGGACCGGCCGAACGCGAGACCGACACGATGGACACCTTCGTCGACTCCTCGTGGTACTTCCTGCGCTATCTCTCGCCCGACCTCGCCGAGGCACCGTTCGACGCCGAGGTCGCCGAGGAGACCCTCCCCGTCGACGTCTACGTCGGCGGCGAGGAACACGCCACCTTACACCTGCTGTACGTGCGCTTTTTCACGAAGGCGCTTGCGGATCTCGGCCTGCTCGAGGTTCGCGAACCGATCGAACGGCTCGTCAGCCAGGGAACGGTGCTGTACGACGGCGAGAAGATGTCTGCCTCGAAAGGCAACGTCGTCGCCCCCCAGGAGTACGGCGCGGAGACGACGCGGCTGTTCGTCCTCTCGGCTGCCCATCCCGAACAGGACTTCGAGTGGACGGCGAACGACGTCCGTGGCGTCTACGACCTCCAGCAGACGCTGTACGGGATGGTGGCCGAGTTCGTCGAGGGACCGCTCGGTCGAGACGAACGAACGCGCCGGGACGAGCACCTCGAGCGGGAGATCGATCGAACGATCGCCGCCGTCGAGACGGAGTACGATCGATTCCGGTTCCACCGGGCCATCACCGAGATCCAGGAGCTGGCCCGGCTGTTACGCCGCTACCGGGAGTACGGCCGGCCACACGACGACGTCTACCGCCGGGGGCTGTTGACCGTCGCAGCCGTACTCTCGCCTGCGGCACCACATCTCGCCGAGGAGCTCTGGAACCGCCTCGGCGGCGACGGACTCGTCGTCCAGGCCGACTGGCCGGAGCCCACCGGCGACGTGTCGACGTACAGACTCGAGCGACGCCTCGTCGAACGAACCCGCGAGGACGTCCGGGACATCGTCGGCGTCGCGGACATCGACGATCCCGAACGGATCGAGCTGGTTGTCGCCCCGGCCTGGCAGCATCGCGTCCACGAACTCGTCCGCGAGGCCGACGCCGACGCCGCCGCCGTCGTCGAACGGGTTCGTGGCGACGACGCGATCGATCGCGAGGCCGAAGCCGCCGCGTACGCCGCCGACCTCGCCGAACGGGCGACGGTCGATCCGGTGCTGTCGTGTGAGCGCGAACTGTCCGTTCTCGAGCGTGCCGGCTGGCTCCTCGAAGACGAGTTCGACGCGACGGTGACCGTTCGCAAAGCGACCGAAGACGACGCACTGTCGGCGAAAGCCAGTCCGGGCAAGCCAGCGATACACATCGGCAACGAGACAGGACACGATATGTGA
- a CDS encoding HalOD1 output domain-containing protein: MKEGNNGVEQSQHMTPSQAVVEAVADAESVPPESLCPPEYDPLHSVIDPQALDALFEPRADGTPRSSGRVSFTFCGYDVTVDSDGTVTLE, from the coding sequence ATGAAAGAGGGGAACAACGGAGTCGAACAATCCCAGCACATGACTCCGAGCCAGGCCGTCGTCGAGGCCGTCGCCGACGCCGAGAGCGTTCCACCCGAATCGCTGTGCCCGCCGGAGTACGACCCGTTACACAGCGTGATCGATCCGCAGGCGCTCGACGCCCTTTTCGAACCCAGGGCGGACGGGACGCCGCGGTCGTCGGGTCGCGTCTCGTTCACGTTCTGTGGCTACGACGTCACCGTCGACTCCGACGGAACGGTCACACTCGAGTGA
- a CDS encoding ribonuclease P protein component 4, protein MTVAEERIERLEDLARAAATDCHEQRARYYVRLARRIAERNRLSLPKRFKRFTCDECDRYLRPGKNARVRLGDGHVVVTCDCGSQARYPYDDG, encoded by the coding sequence GTGACTGTCGCCGAAGAACGGATCGAGCGCCTCGAGGACCTCGCTCGAGCGGCTGCCACTGACTGTCACGAACAGCGGGCACGATACTACGTTCGACTGGCCCGCCGGATCGCGGAACGGAATCGGCTGTCGCTGCCGAAGCGGTTCAAGCGATTCACGTGTGATGAGTGCGACCGGTACCTCCGACCCGGAAAGAACGCCCGCGTCAGACTCGGAGACGGCCACGTCGTCGTCACGTGTGACTGTGGCTCCCAGGCCCGGTATCCGTACGACGACGGCTAG
- a CDS encoding YhbY family RNA-binding protein, translating to MDDQELRRRAHDLDVTVWVGKSGLEAVVDELDDQLTDRELVKVKFLRAARAGSSTDEKAAELADRVDADLVDVRGHTAVLYR from the coding sequence ATGGACGATCAAGAACTAAGACGGCGCGCACACGATCTCGACGTGACCGTCTGGGTCGGCAAAAGCGGTCTCGAGGCGGTCGTCGACGAACTCGACGACCAGCTTACAGACCGAGAACTCGTGAAGGTGAAGTTCCTCAGAGCCGCGAGAGCGGGGAGTTCGACGGACGAGAAGGCGGCCGAGCTGGCAGACCGGGTGGACGCGGACCTCGTCGACGTCCGGGGCCACACCGCAGTGTTGTACCGATGA
- a CDS encoding mechanosensitive ion channel family protein: MSAPVLETELGPVGSALEDAGLDATVANTLEGVVLFIAAFVVVYGLGRTVVLPVLSRTFDRRDLDEHAQKPLLLIGRFGVVFVAVAVAFGFADYGNFLVSMAGIAAAGALAVGLAMQNVIANFVAGVFIYTDKPFRIGDWIEWDGGEYAGVVEDISLRVTRVRTFDNELLTVPNGDLTGGVIKNPVDGEKLRLKFVFGIGYGDDIERASEIIVEEAERHPEIMDEPAPSVRLTELGDSDVGLQSRFWIPQPSRADVVRIRGEYVTSVKERFDEEGVDIPYPVRTLEGSLDLRDAERIASMAE; encoded by the coding sequence ATGAGTGCTCCGGTTCTCGAGACGGAACTCGGTCCGGTCGGATCTGCCCTCGAGGACGCCGGTCTCGACGCGACGGTCGCGAACACACTCGAGGGAGTGGTCCTCTTCATCGCCGCGTTCGTCGTCGTCTACGGCCTCGGGCGGACGGTCGTGTTACCTGTTCTCAGCCGGACGTTCGACCGACGCGACCTCGACGAACACGCCCAGAAACCGCTGTTGTTGATCGGCCGATTCGGTGTCGTCTTCGTCGCCGTCGCTGTCGCCTTCGGGTTTGCAGATTACGGTAACTTCCTCGTCTCGATGGCCGGCATCGCCGCAGCCGGGGCGTTGGCGGTTGGGCTGGCGATGCAAAACGTCATCGCGAACTTCGTCGCGGGCGTCTTCATCTACACCGACAAACCGTTTCGGATCGGCGACTGGATCGAGTGGGACGGCGGCGAGTACGCTGGCGTCGTCGAGGACATCAGTCTCCGTGTCACACGGGTCCGGACCTTCGACAACGAGTTGCTCACCGTTCCGAACGGCGACCTCACCGGCGGCGTCATCAAAAACCCCGTCGACGGGGAGAAACTGCGCCTGAAGTTCGTCTTCGGCATCGGCTACGGCGACGACATCGAGCGGGCAAGCGAGATCATCGTCGAGGAGGCAGAACGGCACCCGGAGATCATGGACGAGCCCGCCCCGAGCGTGCGACTCACCGAACTCGGCGACTCCGACGTCGGTCTGCAGTCGCGGTTCTGGATTCCCCAGCCGTCCCGCGCCGACGTCGTTCGGATCAGAGGCGAGTACGTCACGAGCGTGAAAGAGCGGTTCGACGAGGAAGGGGTCGACATCCCCTATCCCGTTCGTACGCTCGAGGGTAGTCTCGATCTGCGCGACGCCGAACGGATCGCCTCGATGGCGGAGTGA
- a CDS encoding DUF5798 family protein — protein MGLGSTAKKIQALSDHAEQMYKQVQELQGRITRLEEEVDETHETVTTLDHELAEQRALLVAMAEEQGLDAEAILAEAAIEEAEDDDAADADDEATVEDAPAAESGE, from the coding sequence ATGGGACTTGGCAGTACTGCAAAGAAGATCCAGGCGCTGTCGGATCACGCCGAGCAGATGTACAAGCAGGTACAGGAACTCCAGGGTCGGATCACCCGCCTCGAGGAAGAAGTCGACGAGACCCACGAGACGGTGACGACCCTCGATCACGAGCTGGCCGAACAGCGGGCGTTACTCGTCGCGATGGCCGAAGAGCAAGGGCTCGACGCCGAGGCGATTCTCGCGGAGGCGGCGATCGAGGAAGCAGAAGACGACGACGCAGCCGACGCCGACGACGAGGCGACCGTCGAGGACGCACCAGCCGCAGAGTCCGGCGAGTAA
- a CDS encoding PLP-dependent cysteine synthase family protein: MTTHERPLDSVLETVGETPLVRIHDAPEDVPVYAKLESFNPGASVKDRIGVYMLERLLERGDLEPGGTVIEPTAGNTGIGLAIAAGQLGLNAVFVVPEKFSVEKQQLMAALGAEVINTPTEDGMGGAISRAHDLAEEFDDAVVPQQFSNPLNADAHYETTAPEVYEALEGEVGAIVVGCGTAGTLVGMARYAFEREPATYVAAVEPEGSLFGEFLGEDCEEGEYKIEGIGTHEPSTNDLFEPELVDDVYAIGDRETHKELTRLAREEGHLVASSAAAASVAAKRVARRIDAGELAVPHETVVTVFPDSSERYLSKGIYRSFEEWTG, encoded by the coding sequence ATGACGACCCACGAGCGACCGTTGGACTCCGTCCTCGAGACCGTCGGCGAGACGCCCCTCGTCCGGATACACGACGCCCCCGAGGACGTTCCCGTCTACGCGAAACTCGAGTCGTTCAACCCCGGTGCCAGCGTCAAGGATCGCATCGGCGTCTACATGCTCGAGCGGCTACTCGAACGGGGCGACCTCGAGCCCGGCGGGACGGTCATCGAGCCGACGGCGGGAAACACGGGTATCGGGCTGGCGATCGCGGCCGGCCAGCTCGGTCTGAATGCGGTTTTCGTCGTCCCGGAGAAGTTCAGCGTCGAGAAACAACAGCTGATGGCCGCACTGGGTGCAGAAGTGATCAACACGCCGACCGAGGACGGCATGGGCGGTGCGATTTCCCGCGCTCACGACCTCGCCGAGGAGTTCGACGACGCGGTCGTTCCCCAGCAGTTCTCGAATCCGCTGAACGCCGACGCTCACTACGAGACGACCGCACCCGAGGTCTATGAGGCGCTCGAGGGCGAGGTCGGCGCGATCGTCGTCGGCTGTGGGACCGCGGGCACGCTCGTGGGGATGGCGCGCTACGCGTTCGAGCGCGAACCCGCCACCTACGTCGCCGCCGTCGAACCCGAAGGGTCGCTGTTCGGCGAGTTTCTCGGCGAAGACTGCGAGGAAGGCGAGTACAAGATCGAGGGGATCGGCACCCACGAGCCGTCGACCAACGACCTGTTCGAACCCGAGCTGGTCGACGACGTGTACGCGATCGGCGATCGGGAGACCCACAAGGAGCTGACCCGGCTCGCACGCGAGGAGGGCCACCTGGTCGCCTCGAGTGCCGCCGCGGCGAGCGTCGCCGCCAAACGGGTCGCTCGTCGGATCGACGCAGGCGAGCTCGCAGTTCCCCACGAGACGGTCGTGACCGTATTTCCCGACTCGAGCGAGCGATACCTCTCGAAGGGGATCTATCGGTCGTTCGAGGAGTGGACAGGATGA
- a CDS encoding RAD55 family ATPase, whose product MYDLATVVPTADLDPGTNVLLTGEPLTGKRNLGLDVLASGATRGEGSIVVTTKDSADKVLSTFDGRLGPDTTIADVDVGIVDCVSRQRGVETTEADPRIKYASSPVDMTGVGIGVSEFLQEFYESRGLSRNRILLHSISTLLMYTDLKTVFRFLHVFTGRVQSADALGIYVIDSTAHDDETMNTLKQLFDGLIEVSEGDGVEPDVRTAGIS is encoded by the coding sequence ATGTATGATCTCGCCACGGTGGTCCCGACCGCCGATCTCGATCCCGGGACGAACGTGCTCCTTACCGGCGAGCCGTTGACGGGAAAACGCAACCTCGGACTGGACGTACTCGCCAGTGGGGCCACGCGAGGGGAGGGATCGATCGTCGTCACTACGAAAGACAGCGCGGATAAGGTCCTCTCGACGTTCGACGGCCGTCTCGGCCCCGACACCACGATCGCAGACGTCGACGTCGGGATCGTCGACTGCGTCTCGAGACAGCGAGGCGTGGAGACGACCGAGGCCGATCCCCGGATCAAGTACGCCTCCTCTCCGGTCGACATGACCGGAGTCGGGATCGGCGTCTCGGAGTTCCTCCAGGAGTTCTACGAGAGCCGCGGACTGTCCAGAAACCGGATCCTGTTGCACTCGATCTCGACGCTGCTTATGTACACCGATCTCAAGACCGTCTTTCGGTTCCTGCACGTCTTCACCGGACGGGTCCAAAGCGCCGACGCACTCGGAATCTACGTGATCGACTCGACGGCCCACGACGACGAGACGATGAACACGCTCAAACAGCTGTTCGACGGTCTCATCGAGGTTTCGGAGGGCGACGGTGTAGAGCCGGACGTTCGGACGGCCGGCATCAGCTGA
- a CDS encoding formate--tetrahydrofolate ligase — MPIRDSVPSVPSDLEIARSIDLTPIEDVATTLGLSSDDLERYGDHKAKLTSEAVDDALASEADGTLVFLTAMTATPAGAGKTVTGVGLGQALERLGERVVVAIREPSQGPVFGIKGGAAGGGYSQVLPMEEINLHFTGDIHAVTAAHNLIAATLDAHVHHGNDLGIDVRNVDWKRALDVNDRALRETVVGLGGSSNGVPREDGFLITAASEVMAVLCLASDLPDLKRRIGRIVVAADSEGEPVTVDDLAVTDAVATLLSDALRPNLVGTVEGTPAFVHGGPFANIAHGTNTLVADRVGLALADYVVTEGGFAADLGFEKFANVVAREGVVPDVAVLVATVRGLKHHGLELWPIEEERLAAEDVDAVRAGFENLAHHAGVLERFGVPYVVAINRFADDTVAELEAVLEACEERGMPVAVSAVHARGGEGGIELAEIVRELAGTGSFSPLYDLEESLETKLETVAREVYGAADVAFTDDARADLERLERDGFGELPVCVSKTQHSLTDDPAKKGAPEDWTLTVRELYPSAGAGFVVALTGDVLTMPGLPADPAAEAIELEDDGTVHGLF, encoded by the coding sequence ATGCCGATTCGTGACTCCGTACCGTCGGTGCCGTCCGATCTCGAGATTGCCCGCTCGATCGACCTCACACCGATCGAAGACGTCGCCACGACGCTTGGACTCTCGAGCGACGACCTCGAACGCTACGGCGACCACAAGGCGAAACTCACGAGCGAGGCGGTCGACGACGCCCTCGCAAGCGAGGCCGACGGCACGCTCGTGTTCCTGACGGCGATGACGGCGACGCCCGCAGGTGCGGGCAAGACGGTCACCGGCGTCGGCCTCGGACAGGCGCTCGAGCGACTCGGCGAGCGCGTCGTCGTGGCGATCCGGGAACCGTCCCAGGGGCCAGTCTTCGGCATCAAAGGCGGCGCAGCCGGCGGCGGCTACTCGCAGGTTCTCCCGATGGAGGAGATCAACCTGCATTTCACCGGCGACATCCACGCCGTGACCGCCGCTCACAACCTGATCGCGGCGACGCTCGACGCCCACGTTCACCACGGAAACGACCTCGGGATCGACGTCCGCAACGTCGACTGGAAGCGTGCGCTGGACGTCAACGACCGCGCGCTTCGGGAGACCGTGGTCGGACTTGGCGGCTCGAGCAACGGCGTCCCTCGCGAGGACGGCTTCCTGATCACCGCCGCCTCGGAGGTGATGGCCGTACTCTGTCTGGCGAGCGATCTGCCGGACCTCAAACGCCGAATCGGCCGGATCGTCGTCGCCGCAGACAGCGAAGGCGAGCCGGTCACCGTCGACGACCTCGCGGTCACCGACGCGGTCGCGACCCTGCTTTCCGACGCGCTCCGGCCCAACCTCGTCGGCACCGTCGAGGGGACGCCCGCGTTCGTCCACGGCGGCCCGTTCGCGAACATCGCCCACGGCACCAACACGCTCGTCGCCGACCGCGTCGGTCTCGCACTTGCGGACTACGTCGTCACCGAGGGCGGGTTCGCCGCCGATCTCGGCTTCGAGAAGTTCGCCAACGTCGTCGCCCGCGAGGGCGTCGTCCCCGACGTCGCCGTCCTCGTGGCCACGGTCCGGGGGCTGAAACACCACGGGCTCGAGCTGTGGCCGATAGAGGAGGAGCGACTCGCCGCGGAGGACGTCGACGCCGTCCGGGCTGGCTTCGAGAACCTCGCTCACCACGCCGGCGTGCTCGAGCGCTTCGGCGTCCCCTACGTCGTCGCGATCAACCGCTTCGCCGACGACACCGTCGCCGAACTCGAGGCCGTCCTCGAGGCCTGCGAGGAGCGGGGGATGCCGGTCGCCGTCTCGGCGGTCCACGCCCGCGGCGGCGAGGGCGGGATCGAACTCGCCGAGATCGTTCGCGAGCTGGCCGGGACCGGCTCGTTTTCACCGCTGTACGACCTCGAGGAGTCACTGGAGACGAAACTCGAGACCGTCGCCCGCGAGGTCTACGGCGCTGCAGACGTCGCGTTCACCGACGACGCCCGCGCCGACCTCGAGCGACTCGAGCGCGACGGCTTCGGGGAACTCCCGGTCTGTGTCTCGAAGACCCAGCACTCCCTGACCGACGACCCCGCGAAGAAGGGTGCACCCGAGGACTGGACGCTGACGGTCCGGGAACTGTATCCTTCCGCGGGAGCGGGCTTCGTCGTTGCACTCACCGGCGACGTGCTTACCATGCCCGGCCTGCCGGCCGACCCTGCAGCCGAAGCGATCGAACTCGAGGACGACGGCACCGTCCACGGCCTATTCTAG
- a CDS encoding FAD-dependent oxidoreductase, giving the protein MDERFVIVGGDAAGMSAASKAKRDEPGLDVTVFERGEWVSYAACGMPYYVKGEIEDLEDLVSVTPETFREERDIDLRTGHEVVEVDPDAETVTVERDGERFEQSYDHLLIGTGARAIEPPFDGIDLEGVFTIHDMDAADAIEDDVSDDLERAAIVGGGYVGVEMAEALAGRGLEVSMFEMLPTILAPFGETAAGVVENHLREQGVSLHLETAVEGFTGDGRVEAVELEDEESVPADVVIVGVGVAPNVSLAEDAGIEIGETGAIATDEYGRTNDENVYAAGDCAEERHVVTGEPAHVPLGLTANRAGRAIGQTVAGSPTETGDIAGTAIVKAFELGASRTGIVDEDEAREAGFDPVSVTIDAASRANYYPGASELTVTLVADRESERVLGASLVGQEGVKRIDTVATALHAELTVSELENLDLAYAPPFSPVWDPILTAAKVLNGQLE; this is encoded by the coding sequence ATGGACGAACGGTTCGTGATCGTCGGTGGCGACGCAGCGGGGATGAGCGCGGCGAGCAAGGCGAAACGGGACGAACCGGGACTCGATGTGACCGTCTTCGAGCGCGGCGAGTGGGTCTCCTACGCCGCCTGCGGGATGCCCTACTACGTCAAAGGCGAGATCGAGGACCTCGAGGACCTCGTCAGCGTGACGCCCGAAACGTTTCGCGAGGAACGCGACATCGATCTCCGGACGGGCCACGAGGTCGTCGAGGTCGACCCCGACGCCGAGACGGTCACAGTCGAGAGAGACGGCGAGCGGTTCGAACAGTCCTACGATCACCTGCTGATCGGGACCGGCGCGCGGGCGATCGAGCCGCCGTTTGACGGCATCGACCTCGAGGGCGTGTTCACGATCCACGACATGGACGCGGCGGACGCGATCGAGGACGACGTGAGCGACGATCTCGAACGGGCGGCGATCGTCGGCGGCGGCTACGTCGGCGTCGAGATGGCCGAGGCACTGGCCGGACGTGGCCTCGAGGTCTCGATGTTCGAGATGTTGCCCACCATCCTCGCGCCCTTCGGCGAGACGGCCGCCGGCGTCGTCGAGAACCACCTCCGCGAGCAGGGCGTCTCCCTCCACCTCGAGACGGCCGTCGAGGGCTTTACCGGCGACGGGCGGGTCGAGGCGGTCGAACTCGAGGACGAGGAGTCCGTCCCGGCGGACGTCGTGATCGTCGGCGTCGGCGTCGCGCCGAACGTCTCGCTGGCCGAAGACGCAGGCATCGAGATCGGCGAGACCGGAGCCATCGCGACCGACGAGTACGGCCGGACGAACGACGAGAACGTCTACGCCGCCGGTGACTGCGCCGAGGAGCGCCACGTCGTCACCGGCGAGCCCGCCCACGTCCCGCTCGGACTGACGGCGAATCGCGCGGGTCGGGCGATCGGCCAGACGGTGGCCGGCTCACCGACCGAGACCGGCGACATCGCCGGTACGGCGATCGTGAAGGCGTTCGAACTCGGGGCATCGCGGACGGGTATCGTCGACGAGGACGAAGCCAGAGAGGCCGGCTTCGACCCCGTCTCGGTCACGATCGACGCCGCGTCACGAGCCAACTACTACCCTGGCGCGAGCGAACTCACCGTGACGCTCGTGGCCGACCGCGAGAGCGAGCGCGTTCTCGGAGCGAGTCTCGTCGGGCAGGAGGGTGTCAAGCGAATCGACACCGTCGCGACGGCCTTGCACGCGGAACTGACGGTCTCGGAACTCGAGAATCTCGATCTCGCGTACGCGCCACCGTTTAGCCCCGTCTGGGACCCGATCCTCACGGCCGCGAAGGTGCTCAACGGACAGCTAGAATAG
- a CDS encoding DsrE/DsrF/DrsH-like family protein, translating to MSTDNPTPADDADPAVDAADFQALRERVDELESSLADLETADGGKKMTIVATQGTLDMAYPPLILGSTAAAFGWDVVVFHTFWGLDILHEEKARELKLSAVGNPNMPVPNAVAALPGMDAMATKMMRKKIADNETATIEELIELSLDQGVDLQACQMTIELMDYDEDDFYDGVTTGVGAATAIQHMAESDIQLLV from the coding sequence ATGAGTACGGACAACCCCACACCGGCCGACGACGCCGATCCCGCGGTCGACGCCGCCGACTTCCAGGCGCTTCGTGAACGCGTCGACGAGCTCGAGTCGTCGCTGGCCGACCTCGAGACGGCCGACGGCGGGAAGAAGATGACGATCGTCGCCACGCAGGGGACACTCGACATGGCGTACCCGCCGCTTATCCTCGGGAGTACGGCCGCCGCCTTCGGCTGGGACGTCGTCGTCTTCCACACGTTCTGGGGACTCGACATCCTCCACGAGGAAAAGGCCAGAGAGCTCAAACTCAGCGCCGTCGGCAACCCGAACATGCCGGTGCCAAACGCCGTGGCGGCCCTGCCCGGCATGGACGCGATGGCCACCAAGATGATGCGAAAGAAGATCGCCGACAACGAGACCGCCACTATCGAGGAGCTGATCGAGCTCTCGCTGGATCAGGGCGTCGATCTGCAGGCCTGTCAGATGACGATCGAGCTGATGGATTACGACGAAGACGACTTCTACGACGGCGTCACCACCGGTGTCGGCGCGGCCACCGCGATCCAGCACATGGCCGAGTCGGACATCCAGCTGCTCGTCTAG